Proteins encoded by one window of Hippoglossus hippoglossus isolate fHipHip1 chromosome 15, fHipHip1.pri, whole genome shotgun sequence:
- the ikzf5 gene encoding zinc finger protein Pegasus, translated as MGEEKPDTLDFVKDFQEYLSQQTQHVNMISGSVSGVKEADELPADCSQNGLDHPTVDMSLEDSSGILVDGFERTYDGKLKCRYCNYATRGTARLIEHIRIHTGEKPHRCHLCPFASAYERHLEAHMRSHTGEKPYKCELCSFRCSDRSNLSHHRRRRHKLLPMKGARSLSHKKMLSVLQKKASSLGYGRRLLINFSPPSMVVHKADNVNDFSHELPHLRQETYGNQSGAVEDGLATNQNHIPHDMIMDNPLNQLSTLAGQLASLPSESQALTQPPMSPGAESIVDEKPFLIQQPHPSTAPVDVTASVAHASSSSPITPEHRAPPHSNCSPGGGPCSEHSGRTSTPSVVSNSQPSTPAPGLSAPLQDHHALHHCQHCDIYFPDNILYTIHMGCHGYENPFQCNICGYKCKSKYDFACHFARGQHK; from the exons atgGGTGAGGAAAAGCCGGACACGCTGGACTTTGTGAAGGACTTCCAGGAGTATCTGAGCCAGCAGACCCAGCATGTCAACATGATATCAGGCTCCGTCAGCGGCGTCAAGGAGGCGGACGAGCTGCCAGCAG ACTGCAGTCAGAATGGCCTGGATCACCCCACAGTGGACATGTCCCTGGAGGACAGTTCAGGGATCCTCGTGGATGGCTTCGAGAGGACCTACGACGGCAAGCTCAAGTGCCGCTACTGCAACTACGCCACCAGAGGCACAGCACGACTCATCGAGCACATCCGAATTCACACAG GAGAGAAGCCGCACCGCTGCCACCTCTGTCCATTTGCCTCAGCCTACGAGCGCCACCTGGAGGCCCACATGCGGTCGCACACAGGCGAGAAGCCGTACAAGTGTGAGCTGTGCTCCTTCCGCTGCAGTGACCGTAGCAACTTGTCGCACCACCGCCGCAGACGCCACAAACTCCTCCCAATGAAAGGCGCTCGCTCACTCTCCCACAAGAAGATGCTGAGTGTTTTACAGAAGAAGGCCAGCTCTTTGGGTTATGGTCGCCGGCTGCTCATCAACTTCAGCCCCCCTTCTATGGTGGTGCACAAGGCGGATAATGTGAATGACTTCTCTCACGAGCTGCCCCACTTACGTCAGGAGACCTATGGTAATCAGAGCGGGGCAGTCGAGGACGGGCTCGCCACTAATCAAAATCATATTCCCCATGATATGATTATGGATAACCCCCTGAACCAGCTGTCCACACTTGCAGGCCAGTTGGCCAGCCTCCCGTCAGAGTCCCAGGCCCTGACTCAACCTCCCATGTCTCCAGGAGCAGAATCCATCGTCGATGAGAAGCCGTTCCTCATCCAGCAGCCCCACCCTTCCACAGCTCCTGTAGATGTCACAGCCAGCGTGGCTCacgcctcctcctcatccccaaTCACCCCAGAGCACCGGGCTCCTCCGCACAGCAACTGCAGCCCTGGAGGAGGACCCTGCAGCGAGCACAGTGGTCGCACCAGTACGCCTAGTGTCGTCTCCAACAGCCAACCCAGTACGCCAGCCCCAGGCCTGTCCGCCCCACTCCAGGACCACCACGCGCTGCATCACTGCCAGCACTGTGACATCTACTTCCCCGACAACATCCTCTACACAATCCACATGGGCTGCCATGGCTACGAGAACCCGTTTCAGTGCAACATCTGTGGCTACAAATGCAAGAGCAAGTATGACTTCGCCTGCCACTTTGCCCGCGGGCAGCACAAgtaa